The Methanomassiliicoccales archaeon genome includes a region encoding these proteins:
- a CDS encoding translation initiation factor IF-2 subunit alpha, with protein MSKVSEFPDEGELVVCTVQSVKNFGAFVTLDEYGDKEGFIHVRDVATGWVKYIRDYVREGQKVVCKVLGVDSTKGHIDLSLKSVNEHQRREKVQQWKNETKAEKLLEIVASRLEKTLDQCWEEFGLDLVDKFGTLYGAFESCAMDENALEDVELSGDWTGTLVEVAKENVTPPFVQIAGILELRSPASDGVDRIKSALKKGKDSSDESLEIQYIGAPRYRMVMTAPDYKMAEEALKVVTNLIIVDIKESGGDGQFHRESK; from the coding sequence ATGTCAAAGGTCAGCGAGTTCCCCGACGAAGGGGAGCTCGTGGTCTGCACTGTTCAGAGCGTAAAGAACTTCGGAGCGTTCGTAACGCTCGACGAATACGGCGACAAGGAAGGCTTCATTCACGTACGTGATGTGGCCACTGGCTGGGTAAAGTACATACGCGATTACGTTCGCGAGGGCCAGAAGGTCGTCTGCAAGGTTCTGGGTGTGGACTCGACCAAGGGACATATCGACCTATCATTGAAATCCGTTAACGAACACCAGCGCCGGGAAAAGGTCCAGCAATGGAAGAACGAGACCAAGGCCGAGAAGTTGCTGGAGATAGTGGCCTCGCGACTGGAGAAGACCTTGGACCAGTGTTGGGAAGAGTTCGGCCTGGACCTGGTCGACAAGTTCGGAACGCTCTATGGCGCCTTTGAGAGCTGCGCCATGGACGAGAACGCCCTGGAGGATGTGGAACTATCCGGGGACTGGACCGGGACATTGGTTGAGGTGGCCAAGGAGAACGTCACCCCGCCCTTCGTTCAGATAGCTGGCATATTAGAGCTGCGGTCCCCGGCCTCCGACGGTGTGGACCGCATCAAGTCCGCCCTGAAGAAGGGTAAGGACTCCTCGGATGAGTCCTTGGAGATTCAGTACATCGGTGCGCCGCGCTACCGGATGGTCATGACCGCCCCCGATTATAAGATGGCCGAGGAGGCCTTGAAGGTGGTCACCAACTTGATCATCGTTGATATCAAGGAATCCGGCGGCGATGGACAGTTCCACCGGGAAAGCAAGTGA
- a CDS encoding proteasome assembly chaperone family protein, with the protein MDSVIMVMHERPELKAPVLIEGLPGVGNVGKLAAEHLVEQVKAVKFADIFSKHFPPQVLLDDDGVIRLVNNELHYYRGEGDRPDIIVLTGDYQGMTPDGQYELSSHAIQVCKELGVSRIYTLGGYGIGRIVEAPRVLGAVTDIKLCEEMVKHGVVFSKGEPGSGIVGASGLMLGLGKMEGLEAVCLMGETSGYFVDPKGAEAVLKVLMSLLHIDIDLKALTEKAEQIDLITNKLKEAETAEAPKREDLGYIG; encoded by the coding sequence ATGGATAGCGTCATAATGGTCATGCATGAGCGCCCCGAGCTGAAAGCCCCGGTGCTGATCGAGGGACTTCCAGGCGTGGGCAACGTAGGCAAGCTGGCGGCCGAACATCTGGTCGAGCAAGTGAAGGCTGTCAAGTTCGCCGATATATTCTCCAAGCACTTCCCGCCGCAGGTGCTGCTGGACGATGACGGAGTGATCCGCCTGGTCAACAACGAATTGCATTATTACCGGGGAGAAGGCGACCGGCCGGACATCATCGTGCTCACCGGGGACTACCAGGGCATGACCCCGGACGGCCAGTACGAGCTGTCAAGCCACGCCATCCAGGTCTGCAAGGAGCTGGGCGTCAGCCGCATCTACACCCTCGGCGGGTACGGTATCGGCAGGATAGTGGAAGCCCCGCGGGTGCTGGGCGCCGTGACCGACATAAAGCTCTGCGAAGAGATGGTCAAGCACGGAGTGGTGTTCTCGAAGGGCGAACCGGGCAGCGGCATCGTAGGCGCGTCCGGACTGATGCTGGGACTGGGGAAGATGGAAGGCCTGGAGGCGGTATGCCTGATGGGCGAGACATCTGGCTACTTCGTCGACCCGAAAGGAGCGGAGGCAGTGCTCAAGGTCCTGATGTCCCTCCTGCACATCGACATCGATCTGAAGGCGTTGACGGAGAAGGCCGAGCAGATCGACCTCATTACCAACAAGCTCAAGGAGGCCGAGACCGCTGAGGCGCCCAAGCGCGAGGATCTCGGCTACATCGGCTAA
- a CDS encoding ArsR family transcriptional regulator: MADKGFNKKDESLVDLLVNTGMPKNVAKTLAFLRKKEETTSVEIEIMTALRQPEVSIAMQELRRRKWVIKRDIKKEGKGRPVHAYKLAIPFDKIIETLEKEERKRMESIEKNIDQLKALSLNP; this comes from the coding sequence ATGGCCGACAAGGGCTTCAATAAAAAGGACGAGTCGCTGGTCGATCTTCTAGTGAACACGGGAATGCCGAAGAACGTTGCCAAAACCTTGGCGTTCTTGCGCAAGAAAGAGGAAACGACATCTGTCGAAATAGAGATCATGACCGCTCTGAGGCAGCCCGAGGTTTCCATCGCTATGCAGGAGCTGCGGCGCAGGAAGTGGGTCATAAAGCGGGACATCAAAAAGGAGGGCAAGGGCCGCCCGGTGCACGCCTATAAGCTGGCCATACCCTTCGACAAGATCATCGAGACGCTGGAGAAGGAAGAGAGGAAGCGGATGGAGTCGATCGAAAAGAACATCGACCAGCTCAAGGCGCTGTCCTTAAACCCCTGA
- a CDS encoding ribbon-helix-helix domain-containing protein, giving the protein MDEGDLEKVTLRLPARHIRALDFLVEVDDYPSRSEAIRAAVRDFIYARLDLVTDKLKKMEEAEKVLAEMEAYEERYLRK; this is encoded by the coding sequence ATGGACGAAGGCGACCTGGAGAAGGTCACGCTGCGATTACCCGCCAGGCATATCCGAGCCCTGGATTTCCTGGTCGAGGTAGACGATTATCCCTCCAGATCCGAAGCCATCAGGGCTGCCGTCCGGGATTTCATATACGCCCGCCTCGACCTGGTCACCGACAAGCTGAAGAAGATGGAGGAGGCCGAAAAAGTACTGGCGGAGATGGAAGCCTACGAAGAGCGGTATTTGAGGAAATAG
- a CDS encoding 50S ribosomal protein L44e: MKLPRSIKTYCPTCKTHTDHEVERVKKRKASEMKWGQRRFRRATAGYGGFPRPKPEGREKPTKRVSLRYRCKKCKKAHQKACIRAKKFEIVGE, from the coding sequence ATGAAGTTGCCCAGGTCCATCAAGACTTACTGTCCAACTTGCAAGACTCACACCGATCATGAGGTCGAGAGGGTTAAGAAGAGGAAGGCCAGCGAGATGAAGTGGGGTCAGAGAAGGTTCCGCAGGGCCACCGCCGGTTACGGTGGTTTCCCCAGGCCAAAGCCTGAAGGACGCGAAAAGCCCACCAAGAGGGTCTCTCTCCGATACCGCTGTAAGAAGTGCAAGAAGGCCCATCAGAAAGCATGCATCCGGGCCAAGAAGTTCGAAATTGTGGGTGAGTGA
- a CDS encoding MBL fold metallo-hydrolase — protein MTKLIFLGTGGGRFSTIYQIRSTGGLYVQDGLNLHIDPGPSAAHQMHRMKLDPAKTDAVLISHCHPDHYTDAEVMIEGMSRGGLKKRGALLASRSVLEGQQLHGPAISKYHRSLLGRIEMAEAGGEVSLEDMRIRFTATKHSDPTGVGFSIQTSSGLVSYVSDTELDEQVTRQQEGSRVLVLPLTRPWGARIPNHLCTEDALEFVKEIGPEMAILTHFGAKIIHAGADKQATMIEKGTGVRTVAAEDLMTVQLGKSIRVHRSWNNY, from the coding sequence GTGACCAAACTCATCTTCCTGGGCACCGGCGGCGGAAGGTTCTCCACCATATACCAGATAAGGTCCACCGGTGGTCTGTACGTTCAGGACGGTCTTAATCTGCACATCGATCCCGGCCCCTCGGCGGCGCATCAGATGCACCGCATGAAGCTGGACCCGGCCAAGACCGACGCCGTGCTCATCTCCCATTGCCATCCGGACCATTACACCGATGCCGAGGTCATGATAGAGGGCATGTCCCGGGGAGGCCTGAAGAAGCGAGGTGCCCTATTGGCTAGCCGCTCCGTGCTGGAGGGCCAGCAATTGCACGGACCGGCCATTTCCAAATATCACCGTTCATTGCTCGGTCGGATCGAGATGGCCGAGGCGGGCGGAGAGGTCAGCTTGGAAGACATGCGCATACGGTTCACCGCCACCAAGCACAGCGATCCCACCGGGGTGGGCTTTTCCATCCAGACCAGCAGCGGGCTGGTGTCCTACGTCAGCGATACCGAGCTGGACGAACAGGTCACCAGGCAGCAGGAGGGGAGCCGGGTCCTGGTCCTGCCCCTCACTCGCCCCTGGGGCGCGCGCATACCCAACCACCTATGCACCGAGGACGCCCTCGAGTTCGTCAAGGAGATCGGACCGGAGATGGCCATATTGACCCATTTCGGGGCTAAGATCATTCATGCCGGAGCGGACAAGCAGGCGACCATGATCGAGAAGGGAACGGGAGTGCGTACCGTGGCCGCCGAAGACCTCATGACGGTGCAGCTGGGCAAGAGCATCAGGGTGCACAGATCATGGAACAATTATTAG
- a CDS encoding peroxiredoxin family protein translates to MTEDLLGKPFPDWTMINEIGQEVRLSEQWAEGSVLLLIFSSSFGFVCNLEMLTFTAMHKAFDEANCRIFGVSNDSQRSLGAYSENLKMSFHLLSDDGARLARLLNAMEADDGPWPGFPKRSEFLIDRHGILRYMHIPPDSNWEPDYDEVLAEARKLAKENL, encoded by the coding sequence ATGACCGAAGACCTCCTGGGCAAGCCCTTCCCAGACTGGACCATGATAAATGAGATCGGCCAGGAGGTGCGCCTCAGCGAGCAGTGGGCGGAAGGGAGCGTCCTATTGCTTATTTTCTCCTCCTCCTTCGGGTTCGTGTGCAACCTGGAGATGCTGACCTTCACGGCCATGCACAAGGCCTTCGATGAGGCCAACTGCCGCATCTTCGGAGTGAGCAATGATTCCCAGCGTTCCCTGGGCGCGTACAGCGAGAACCTGAAGATGTCCTTCCACCTGCTCAGCGACGATGGGGCGCGGCTGGCTAGGCTCCTGAACGCCATGGAGGCCGATGATGGCCCCTGGCCTGGATTTCCCAAGCGCTCCGAGTTCCTGATCGATCGCCATGGGATACTCCGTTACATGCACATACCTCCAGACTCCAACTGGGAGCCCGATTACGATGAGGTGCTGGCCGAGGCCCGTAAACTGGCTAAGGAAAATTTATAA
- a CDS encoding amidohydrolase family protein yields MAKSVLIRNGMIVTQDKERRVLKGDVMVEDGKITEIGSVRRGADQIIDAGGAPVLPGLINTHAHVAMTVMKGMVDDLPFSKFLDRVFAIDSDRQEFDLLAGSRLGCLEMLLGGTTTFVDLYYSQDVIARAVKEAGMRGVLCWAVLDQEFTTQNGVPLDNCKRFHAQFAGDRNIIPGMGLQGVYVCSEETCMRSKEFSDRTGALMTFHLSETRKEVYDHKAKTGERPADWLNSIGFLNHRCLAAHAAWLTIKEVRALGKAGASISTCPVSNMKLATGGVAPIPEMLREGVNVTVGTDGSTTNNSLDLFGEMKTLALLQKSSRWDPTVVTAQEALDFATINAAKAIGMADQLGSIEVGKRADIVLMDARSPALRPVTPENVVSNLVYAASRGDVRTVLCDGKVVISDRRSLTLDEAKVLEDAQKAMDQIVKARG; encoded by the coding sequence ATGGCTAAGAGCGTTCTGATCAGGAACGGCATGATCGTCACCCAGGACAAGGAAAGGAGGGTCCTGAAAGGGGACGTGATGGTAGAGGACGGTAAGATCACCGAGATAGGCTCGGTGAGAAGAGGGGCGGACCAGATAATCGACGCCGGAGGCGCTCCAGTGCTTCCCGGCCTCATAAACACCCACGCCCACGTGGCCATGACGGTCATGAAGGGGATGGTCGACGACCTGCCCTTCTCTAAGTTCCTGGACCGGGTCTTCGCCATCGATTCCGACCGCCAGGAGTTCGACCTGCTGGCCGGCTCCCGTTTGGGGTGTCTGGAAATGCTCTTGGGAGGGACGACCACCTTCGTGGACCTGTACTACTCCCAGGACGTGATAGCCAGGGCGGTGAAGGAGGCCGGAATGCGCGGCGTGCTCTGCTGGGCGGTCCTGGACCAGGAGTTCACCACTCAGAACGGCGTCCCGCTGGACAACTGCAAGCGGTTCCACGCTCAGTTCGCCGGGGACCGGAACATAATTCCGGGAATGGGGCTGCAAGGTGTGTATGTCTGCTCCGAGGAGACGTGCATGCGCTCCAAGGAGTTCTCCGACCGCACCGGCGCGCTGATGACCTTCCATCTGTCGGAGACGAGGAAGGAGGTCTACGACCACAAGGCCAAGACCGGGGAGCGCCCGGCCGATTGGCTCAACTCCATCGGGTTCCTCAACCATCGCTGCTTGGCGGCCCACGCCGCCTGGCTGACCATAAAGGAAGTACGGGCGCTGGGGAAGGCCGGCGCATCTATCTCCACCTGTCCGGTCTCCAACATGAAGTTGGCCACCGGCGGAGTGGCTCCCATACCAGAAATGCTGCGGGAAGGGGTGAACGTCACCGTGGGAACGGATGGTTCGACGACCAACAATTCCCTGGACCTGTTCGGGGAGATGAAGACTCTGGCCTTGCTGCAGAAGTCCAGCCGCTGGGATCCCACGGTGGTCACGGCACAGGAGGCCTTGGACTTCGCCACGATCAACGCGGCCAAGGCCATCGGCATGGCGGACCAGCTCGGTTCGATCGAGGTCGGCAAGCGGGCCGACATTGTGCTCATGGACGCCCGTTCGCCCGCGCTCCGGCCGGTCACGCCCGAGAACGTCGTATCCAACCTAGTGTACGCCGCCAGCCGGGGAGATGTGCGGACGGTGCTGTGCGACGGGAAGGTCGTGATCAGCGACCGTCGGTCCCTGACCCTCGACGAGGCAAAGGTGCTCGAGGACGCTCAGAAGGCCATGGACCAGATAGTCAAGGCACGCGGTTGA
- the rpiA gene encoding ribose 5-phosphate isomerase A → MSEKKRLAAEKAVELVQDGMKVGLGTGSTAYFAIEAIGRLVKDGFNILAVPTSIASERQARELKIPLATLDETGTLDITIDGADEVDDNLDLIKGMGGALLREKIVAHSTRMQVIVVDDSKMVHVLGTKFPLPVEVVQFSHGRTRMYMEELGCRAELRGGNVPFVTDNGNYIYYLHFEHGIKDPYELQRKLKDIPGVVETGLFLKMAKKVVVASEDGIRVMERV, encoded by the coding sequence ATGAGCGAAAAGAAGCGGTTGGCAGCGGAGAAGGCTGTGGAGCTGGTGCAGGACGGGATGAAGGTGGGGCTGGGGACCGGAAGCACCGCTTACTTCGCCATAGAGGCCATCGGGAGGCTGGTGAAGGATGGTTTCAACATACTCGCTGTTCCCACCTCTATCGCCAGCGAAAGGCAGGCCCGCGAGCTGAAGATACCGCTAGCGACATTGGATGAGACAGGGACCCTCGACATCACCATCGACGGGGCCGACGAGGTGGACGACAACCTTGACCTCATCAAAGGCATGGGCGGCGCCCTGTTGAGAGAGAAGATCGTGGCGCATTCGACGCGCATGCAGGTCATCGTGGTGGACGATTCTAAAATGGTCCATGTGCTAGGGACCAAGTTCCCTCTGCCTGTGGAGGTGGTGCAGTTCTCCCATGGACGCACACGCATGTACATGGAGGAGCTAGGATGCCGGGCGGAGCTGCGCGGGGGGAACGTCCCGTTCGTCACCGACAACGGCAACTACATCTACTATCTGCATTTTGAACATGGGATCAAGGACCCGTACGAGCTGCAGCGGAAGCTCAAGGACATCCCGGGAGTGGTCGAGACAGGACTGTTCCTGAAAATGGCCAAGAAGGTCGTGGTGGCCTCAGAAGATGGAATAAGGGTTATGGAAAGGGTTTGA
- a CDS encoding diphthine--ammonia ligase, with the protein MDSISILPRRIDYKLQGTSWFMRLACLFSGGKDSTYAAYLMEQSGHEITCLVTVVPSDPHSWVFHTLNLEHLPEMAKAMEKDLIAVPSSGGEDEDLASLRKALFGLDVEGVVTGAIASDYQWDRINGVCESLGLKVFSPLWRKDQRTLIEDMLSSGLKIIIVGVFAEGLDGSWLDRELDQKALSELVKLSLEKGINISGEGGEYETLVLDSPMHHQRLQPTDVVSRYSRDSGQLRIGRLVSVEK; encoded by the coding sequence ATGGATTCGATTTCAATCCTTCCACGGCGCATCGATTATAAGCTCCAAGGCACTTCCTGGTTCATGCGCTTGGCCTGCCTTTTCTCTGGGGGTAAGGATTCCACTTACGCCGCGTACCTCATGGAGCAGTCCGGACACGAGATAACGTGCTTGGTAACCGTCGTTCCATCCGATCCTCATTCATGGGTGTTCCACACCCTGAACCTGGAACACCTGCCGGAGATGGCCAAGGCCATGGAGAAGGACCTCATCGCCGTCCCCTCCAGTGGAGGAGAGGACGAAGACCTGGCATCTCTCAGGAAGGCCCTGTTCGGGTTGGATGTGGAGGGCGTGGTCACCGGGGCCATCGCCTCCGATTACCAATGGGACCGCATCAACGGGGTGTGCGAGTCCCTCGGGCTCAAGGTCTTCTCGCCGCTGTGGCGCAAGGACCAGCGGACCCTCATCGAGGACATGCTGTCGTCAGGGCTGAAGATCATCATCGTCGGGGTCTTCGCCGAGGGACTGGACGGATCTTGGCTCGACCGGGAACTGGACCAGAAGGCTTTAAGCGAGCTCGTCAAATTGTCCTTGGAGAAGGGCATCAACATTTCCGGAGAGGGCGGGGAGTACGAGACCCTGGTCCTGGACTCTCCCATGCACCATCAGAGGCTTCAGCCCACGGATGTGGTATCACGCTACTCCCGGGATTCTGGACAGTTGCGCATCGGACGTCTGGTCAGCGTCGAGAAGTGA
- a CDS encoding 30S ribosomal protein S27e produces the protein MATTGKFIKVKCQDCGNEQITYKKPAMNVACAVCGSTLVKSRGGEGEIKGELLEVVD, from the coding sequence ATGGCAACCACTGGAAAGTTCATAAAGGTAAAGTGTCAGGATTGCGGAAACGAGCAGATCACTTACAAGAAGCCGGCCATGAACGTGGCCTGCGCTGTGTGCGGCTCCACCCTGGTCAAGTCCCGAGGAGGCGAGGGAGAGATCAAGGGAGAGCTGCTTGAGGTGGTCGACTAA
- a CDS encoding redoxin domain-containing protein — MDLERMPAVGQKALDFELPDDMGKPVRLSETTRKGVVLLLFYPADFGMICSIQMGELRDSFPEIEASDIQILPVSTNSVRSHSAWRESMKLPFSLLADEDGRVTASYAIDCDDDSWFKNRACRGAFVIDRDMTVQYRWIPSNPHVGPDTQALLDEARSVTSRR; from the coding sequence ATGGATCTCGAACGCATGCCGGCCGTTGGCCAGAAGGCCCTAGACTTCGAGCTGCCGGACGACATGGGGAAGCCGGTGCGGCTCAGCGAGACGACGAGGAAGGGTGTGGTCCTGCTCCTGTTCTATCCGGCCGATTTTGGGATGATATGCTCGATCCAGATGGGAGAGCTACGGGACTCCTTCCCGGAGATTGAGGCCTCCGACATCCAGATCCTGCCTGTCTCCACCAACAGTGTGCGGTCCCATTCCGCCTGGAGGGAGTCCATGAAACTGCCTTTCTCGCTGCTGGCCGATGAGGATGGGCGGGTGACGGCCTCATACGCGATAGACTGCGACGATGACTCCTGGTTCAAGAACCGAGCCTGCCGGGGAGCCTTCGTCATCGATCGGGACATGACCGTACAGTACCGTTGGATACCGTCCAACCCTCACGTTGGTCCGGACACCCAGGCGCTATTGGATGAGGCTCGCTCTGTCACTTCTCGACGCTGA
- a CDS encoding RNA-protein complex protein Nop10, translating to MKTTLRLCEKCREYTLKDTCPRCGAFTLVPIPSRFSPDDRYGEYRRKARQEQGD from the coding sequence ATGAAGACCACTCTGAGGCTATGCGAGAAGTGCCGCGAGTACACTCTCAAGGACACCTGCCCTAGATGTGGTGCGTTTACCTTGGTGCCGATTCCTTCGCGCTTTTCCCCGGACGACAGGTACGGGGAGTATCGCCGGAAGGCGCGCCAGGAACAAGGTGATTGA
- a CDS encoding creatininase family protein, translating into MRIDEMSSTAFAQAVRADPIVFLPIGAIEAHGPHLPLGTDTFQPEFVVNAVSERLEGLVAPTINYGQHSSTRNFPGTIDISFDTLRSLVLDVLAALQRNGVRKVVVVSGHLGSVHRAAIKLACESSARQGLKVMMLSDYELAYLKKADVCEGLPDGHGGIVETSRMIDIRPDLVSADRTAGVFVDSHFMIHPDPERCLPQGFGGDARLASKEKGRLVNEYVIDTLIELVRKNFEG; encoded by the coding sequence ATGAGGATCGACGAGATGAGCTCCACCGCCTTCGCCCAGGCGGTGAGGGCGGACCCCATAGTGTTCTTGCCCATAGGCGCCATAGAGGCACATGGGCCCCACCTTCCACTAGGTACGGACACCTTCCAGCCGGAGTTCGTGGTCAACGCGGTCAGCGAGCGCCTGGAAGGCCTGGTGGCACCCACCATAAATTACGGGCAGCATTCCTCGACCCGCAACTTTCCCGGGACGATAGACATAAGCTTCGACACCCTACGTTCCCTAGTACTCGACGTGCTTGCCGCGCTTCAGAGGAACGGCGTACGGAAGGTAGTGGTGGTCTCAGGTCACCTGGGCTCAGTGCACCGCGCCGCCATCAAGTTGGCCTGCGAATCCTCGGCACGTCAAGGGCTTAAGGTCATGATGCTGAGCGATTATGAGCTGGCGTACCTTAAGAAGGCCGATGTGTGCGAGGGGTTGCCGGACGGGCACGGAGGCATCGTGGAAACGTCCCGGATGATAGATATCCGACCCGACCTGGTCTCTGCCGATCGAACGGCCGGGGTGTTCGTAGATAGCCATTTCATGATCCATCCCGACCCGGAGCGATGCCTGCCGCAGGGTTTCGGTGGTGACGCCCGGCTCGCCTCAAAGGAGAAGGGCCGGTTGGTAAATGAGTACGTCATAGACACTCTCATTGAGCTGGTGCGTAAGAACTTCGAGGGTTAG